Proteins from a genomic interval of Desulfovibrio desulfuricans:
- the dksA gene encoding RNA polymerase-binding protein DksA has protein sequence MDHKDLEYFRKLLSDMLEEAKQKGDSTLEELTDSNEVFADPADRATAESDRAFTLRIRDRERRLIRKIQAALTRIDDGTYGICEDCGDDISVPRLKARPVTRLCINCKAKQEEDEHLRGD, from the coding sequence ATGGATCACAAGGATTTGGAATACTTTCGCAAGCTTCTTTCCGACATGCTTGAAGAAGCGAAGCAGAAGGGTGACAGCACCCTGGAAGAACTGACGGATAGCAACGAAGTGTTTGCCGACCCGGCTGACCGCGCCACTGCAGAATCCGACAGGGCCTTTACCCTGCGCATCCGTGACCGTGAGCGCCGCCTGATCCGCAAGATCCAGGCAGCCCTTACCCGCATTGACGATGGCACCTACGGGATTTGTGAAGACTGCGGCGACGACATCAGCGTTCCCCGTCTCAAGGCCCGGCCTGTGACGCGTTTGTGCATCAACTGCAAAGCCAAACAGGAAGAAGACGAACACCTTCGCGGCGATTAA
- a CDS encoding tRNA(5-methylaminomethyl-2-thiouridylate) methyltransferase yields MSDSPQIIVLFSGGLDSLLTAKLLERQGLAVRCLHFYSPFFGGEAVAARWRKTYDLDIVTQDVGPQFAAMLRQRPEHGFGKVLNPCVDCKILLLREARKYMESVGAKALASGEVLGQRPMSQRRDTLNVIMRDAAVADILLRPLCAKHLPPTPVEESGLVDRSRLLGIWGRGRTEQLNLAKEYGIKEIPTPGGGCRLTERENARRYWLVLTRLPEPSASDFTLANLGRQFWHSEGQNHYWLCVGRNSADNDLLAAAAGPDDLVLRMRDMPGPLALARNGALWPEDVLRTACQMTASYAPKAVATGGDVFVRARRGEEFTDVSVPTQRCEDLWNEPAWDEIKGVIRAEARERQAAQDAAKAAAREARYEAERLEAGREDDPTGV; encoded by the coding sequence ATGAGCGATTCTCCCCAAATCATCGTACTATTTTCCGGCGGGCTCGACAGCCTGCTCACAGCAAAACTGCTTGAACGTCAGGGTCTCGCCGTGCGTTGCCTGCATTTTTATTCGCCCTTCTTTGGCGGCGAAGCAGTGGCGGCACGTTGGCGCAAGACTTACGATCTTGATATTGTTACTCAGGATGTCGGCCCCCAGTTTGCCGCCATGCTGCGCCAAAGGCCGGAACACGGTTTTGGCAAGGTGCTGAACCCCTGCGTTGACTGCAAGATACTGCTGCTGCGTGAGGCCCGCAAATATATGGAAAGCGTGGGGGCCAAGGCCCTGGCTTCGGGCGAGGTTCTGGGCCAGCGCCCCATGTCGCAACGGCGCGACACGCTGAACGTCATCATGCGTGATGCCGCCGTGGCCGATATCCTGCTGCGGCCACTGTGCGCCAAGCATTTACCGCCAACCCCTGTGGAAGAAAGCGGGCTTGTGGATCGCTCGCGCCTGCTGGGCATCTGGGGCAGGGGCCGCACCGAGCAACTGAACCTTGCCAAGGAATACGGCATCAAGGAAATTCCCACTCCGGGGGGCGGCTGCCGTCTGACCGAGCGCGAGAACGCCCGCCGCTACTGGCTGGTGCTTACGCGCTTGCCGGAGCCGAGCGCCAGTGATTTTACCCTTGCCAATCTTGGGCGTCAGTTCTGGCACAGCGAGGGGCAGAACCACTACTGGCTGTGCGTTGGGCGCAACAGTGCAGACAATGATCTGCTGGCCGCGGCCGCAGGCCCGGACGACCTTGTCCTGCGCATGCGCGACATGCCTGGGCCGCTGGCTCTGGCCCGCAACGGAGCCTTGTGGCCCGAGGACGTGCTGCGCACCGCCTGCCAGATGACAGCCTCTTACGCGCCCAAGGCCGTTGCCACCGGGGGGGATGTGTTTGTGCGCGCCCGCCGTGGCGAGGAATTCACAGATGTATCCGTTCCCACGCAGCGTTGCGAGGATCTGTGGAACGAACCCGCCTGGGACGAGATCAAGGGCGTTATCCGCGCTGAAGCGCGCGAACGGCAGGCCGCACAGGATGCCGCCAAGGCAGCAGCACGCGAAGCCCGCTACGAGGCCGAGCGACTTGAAGCCGGACGGGAAGACGATCCAACTGGTGTCTGA
- the recA gene encoding recombinase RecA, which produces MAKKPAMSQENARAEALGTALATIERKYGKGAVMKLSDEAHVNIPVIPTGSIGLDLALGVGGIPRGRISEIFGPESSGKTTLTLHIIAECQKMGGTCAFVDAEHALDVSYAKRLGVNTDELLISQPDYGEQALDIADMLVRSGAVDLVVVDSVAALIPQAELEGDMGESQVGGHARLMSHAMRRLTGTIHKSRTSVIFINQIRMKIGVTGYGSPETTTGGNALKFYSSVRLDIRRIQTLKDKEESFGSRTRVKVVKNKVAPPFRSAIFDILYGQGISRSGELLDLGIEAKIIDQSGSWFAFGSEKLGQGREKVRALLDENLDLRNQIEAKVVEFLGLNPKEFTPTVEDLDEGEAPAPTYE; this is translated from the coding sequence ATGGCGAAGAAACCGGCCATGAGTCAGGAAAACGCGCGCGCCGAAGCCTTGGGCACCGCACTTGCCACCATCGAACGCAAGTACGGCAAGGGCGCTGTGATGAAGCTTTCCGACGAAGCCCACGTCAATATTCCCGTGATCCCCACAGGTTCCATCGGCCTTGATCTGGCCCTTGGCGTGGGGGGCATTCCGCGCGGGCGCATCAGCGAAATTTTTGGCCCGGAATCTTCGGGCAAAACCACGCTGACCCTGCACATCATCGCAGAATGCCAAAAAATGGGCGGCACCTGCGCCTTTGTGGACGCAGAACATGCCCTTGACGTTTCTTACGCCAAGCGGCTCGGCGTCAACACAGACGAGCTGCTCATCTCGCAGCCCGACTACGGCGAACAGGCACTGGACATTGCCGACATGCTCGTGCGTTCCGGCGCTGTTGACCTTGTGGTGGTTGACTCCGTAGCCGCGCTTATCCCGCAGGCCGAACTGGAAGGCGACATGGGCGAATCACAGGTAGGCGGTCACGCCCGCCTCATGTCGCATGCCATGCGCCGCCTCACCGGCACCATCCATAAATCGCGCACGTCCGTCATCTTCATCAACCAGATCCGCATGAAGATCGGCGTGACCGGCTACGGCAGCCCCGAAACCACCACTGGCGGCAACGCGCTCAAGTTCTATTCTTCCGTGCGGCTGGACATCCGCCGCATCCAGACCCTTAAGGACAAGGAAGAATCCTTCGGCTCGCGCACCAGGGTCAAGGTGGTCAAAAACAAGGTTGCCCCGCCCTTCCGCAGCGCCATTTTTGATATCCTGTATGGTCAGGGCATTTCGCGCTCCGGCGAGCTGCTTGACCTCGGCATTGAAGCCAAGATCATCGATCAGAGCGGCTCGTGGTTTGCATTTGGCAGCGAAAAGCTCGGCCAGGGGCGTGAAAAAGTACGCGCGCTGCTGGACGAAAATCTTGATCTGCGCAACCAGATTGAAGCCAAGGTTGTGGAATTCTTGGGATTGAACCCCAAGGAATTCACGCCCACAGTGGAAGACCTGGACGAAGGGGAAGCCCCCGCGCCCACTTACGAATAA
- the alaS gene encoding alanine--tRNA ligase — MLTAKEIRSRYLEFFKRHQHEIVESGPIIPPNDPTLLFTNAGMVQFKKLFLGEEKRAYSRATTCQKCLRVSGKHNDLENVGRTARHHTFFEMLGNFSFGDYFKREAITWAWEFVTKELELPKEKLWVTVFREDDEAAAIWAEVAGLPADRIVRMGEKDNFWTMGDTGPCGPCSEIYVDQGEDMSCGPDCGIGKCDCDRFLEIWNLVFTQFDQSADGTRVALANPNIDTGMGLERMAAVAQGKRSNFDCDLFQEIIQYAASLANVSYSFSAPDTNDVDTALRVIADHSRSAAFLVAGGVLPSNEGRGYVLRRLIRRALRFATLIGVNEPFMYKVARKVTEVMGDAYPELTEHADFIARAVHEEEQRFSLTLQKGLELLDEELATLKAAGQTQIPGEFCFKLYDTYGFPLDIVTDVAEKRGFTADAKGFEKHMGEQRKRAREHQKKGGLLGQADGANVFKPLLDAGVTSTFVGYERLTETSPLTLLLNAAGEEVADLGEGDTGYAITAATPFYGEGGGQAGDMGTLASTSGEARVLTTHKPAPTLLVHEIEVTKGELHKGGDATLKVDADQRKSTARNHTCTHLLHAALRRALGTHVKQAGSLVDPHRLRFDFSHIAALTPEELAAVERDVNRAIMADLPVAAREMPVAEAMATGAMALFGEKYGDIVRVLTVSGAEKGEPESVELCGGTHLERTGEAGAFMIVSESGVAAGTRRIEAVTGWNAYAQAVEQRAELAALSGILKARPGQLAERVTALQGDVKKLRKASEKAAAAPATGADLAARAQDVNGVRMLAAKLDNVPVKALREVMDDVRSRLTDNAVVCLATAEDGKVGLLLYVSKDLHGKFTAPALIKDVAAPCGGSGGGRPDLAQAGGTKADGIDEAFAVLKQRIEQ, encoded by the coding sequence ATGCTCACCGCCAAAGAAATCCGCAGCCGCTACCTCGAATTTTTCAAACGCCACCAGCATGAAATTGTCGAATCCGGCCCCATCATTCCGCCCAACGACCCCACCCTGCTGTTCACCAATGCTGGCATGGTGCAATTCAAAAAGCTCTTTCTTGGCGAGGAAAAGCGCGCATACAGCCGCGCCACCACCTGCCAGAAATGTCTGCGCGTTTCGGGCAAGCACAACGACCTTGAAAACGTGGGCCGCACCGCGCGCCACCACACGTTTTTTGAAATGCTGGGCAACTTTTCTTTCGGTGACTATTTCAAGCGCGAAGCCATCACCTGGGCCTGGGAATTTGTAACCAAGGAGCTTGAACTGCCCAAGGAAAAGCTCTGGGTCACAGTGTTCCGCGAGGACGACGAAGCTGCGGCCATCTGGGCCGAGGTTGCCGGTCTGCCCGCCGACCGCATCGTCCGTATGGGCGAAAAAGACAACTTCTGGACCATGGGCGATACCGGCCCCTGCGGCCCCTGTTCCGAAATTTATGTGGATCAGGGCGAAGACATGTCTTGCGGGCCGGACTGCGGCATCGGCAAGTGCGACTGCGACCGGTTCCTTGAAATCTGGAACCTCGTGTTCACCCAGTTTGACCAGTCTGCCGACGGCACCCGCGTGGCTCTTGCCAATCCCAACATTGATACGGGCATGGGCCTTGAACGCATGGCCGCCGTTGCGCAGGGCAAGCGCTCCAACTTTGACTGCGACCTGTTTCAGGAAATCATCCAGTACGCCGCATCGCTTGCCAATGTGAGCTACAGCTTCAGCGCGCCCGACACCAACGATGTGGATACGGCCCTGCGCGTCATTGCCGACCACAGCCGCTCGGCGGCCTTCCTTGTGGCTGGGGGCGTGCTGCCCTCCAACGAGGGCCGTGGCTATGTGCTGCGTCGTTTGATTCGCCGCGCCCTGCGCTTTGCCACGCTCATTGGCGTGAACGAACCCTTCATGTACAAGGTGGCCCGCAAGGTTACGGAAGTGATGGGCGACGCCTATCCCGAACTGACCGAACATGCCGACTTTATCGCCCGCGCAGTGCATGAGGAAGAACAGCGTTTCTCCCTCACCCTGCAAAAGGGTCTGGAGCTTCTGGATGAAGAACTGGCGACCCTCAAGGCAGCCGGGCAGACGCAGATTCCCGGTGAGTTCTGCTTCAAGCTGTACGACACCTACGGCTTCCCGCTCGATATCGTGACCGACGTTGCTGAAAAGCGCGGCTTCACCGCTGACGCCAAGGGCTTTGAAAAGCACATGGGCGAACAGCGCAAGCGCGCCCGTGAACATCAGAAAAAGGGCGGCCTGCTGGGCCAGGCTGACGGCGCAAACGTGTTCAAGCCCCTGCTGGACGCTGGCGTAACCAGTACCTTTGTGGGTTATGAACGCCTGACCGAAACCAGCCCCCTGACCCTGCTGCTCAATGCCGCTGGCGAGGAAGTGGCCGACCTCGGCGAGGGCGATACCGGCTACGCCATTACCGCTGCCACGCCTTTTTACGGCGAGGGCGGCGGTCAGGCTGGCGACATGGGCACGCTGGCAAGTACCTCCGGCGAGGCGCGGGTGCTGACCACCCACAAGCCTGCCCCCACCCTGCTGGTGCATGAGATTGAAGTGACCAAGGGCGAGCTGCACAAGGGCGGCGACGCCACCCTCAAGGTGGACGCCGACCAGCGCAAATCCACGGCCCGCAACCACACCTGCACCCACCTGCTGCACGCCGCCCTGCGCCGCGCGCTGGGCACCCATGTGAAGCAGGCCGGTTCGCTGGTTGACCCGCACCGCCTGCGTTTTGACTTTTCGCACATTGCGGCCCTCACGCCCGAAGAACTGGCGGCGGTGGAGCGCGACGTGAACCGCGCCATCATGGCCGACCTGCCTGTGGCCGCCAGGGAAATGCCCGTGGCCGAAGCCATGGCAACCGGAGCAATGGCCCTGTTTGGCGAAAAATATGGCGATATTGTGCGCGTGCTCACAGTTTCCGGCGCGGAAAAAGGCGAACCTGAATCCGTGGAACTGTGCGGCGGCACACACCTTGAGCGCACCGGCGAGGCCGGGGCCTTCATGATCGTTTCCGAGAGCGGCGTGGCCGCCGGCACGCGGCGCATCGAGGCCGTAACCGGCTGGAACGCCTATGCCCAGGCTGTTGAGCAGCGCGCGGAACTTGCCGCGCTTTCGGGCATACTCAAGGCGCGCCCCGGGCAGTTGGCCGAACGCGTGACCGCCCTGCAAGGCGATGTGAAAAAGCTGCGCAAGGCCTCGGAAAAGGCCGCCGCCGCTCCTGCCACCGGGGCCGATCTGGCCGCCCGCGCGCAGGACGTCAACGGAGTGCGCATGCTGGCCGCCAAACTTGACAATGTTCCTGTGAAAGCCCTGCGCGAAGTCATGGACGATGTGCGCTCGCGCCTTACCGACAATGCCGTTGTCTGCCTGGCAACGGCTGAAGACGGCAAGGTGGGGCTTTTGCTTTACGTTTCCAAAGACCTGCACGGAAAATTCACTGCTCCCGCGCTTATCAAGGACGTAGCCGCTCCCTGCGGTGGCTCCGGCGGCGGCAGACCCGACCTGGCTCAGGCGGGCGGCACAAAGGCCGATGGTATTGACGAGGCCTTTGCCGTGCTGAAACAACGCATCGAACAATAA
- the ahbC gene encoding 12,18-didecarboxysiroheme deacetylase codes for MIGISKLYCGQVEPSDALRYGRESGKLPSHLLQFSKDKKPVVVWNMTQRCNLKCVHCYAHAIEVDGSDDINTEQAKTMIDDLAAYGAPVMLFSGGEPLVRKDLVELASHATSKGMRAVISTNGTLITKEKARELKEVGLSYVGISLDGMEAVHDKFRGVPGAFKKALEGIANCQAEGLKVGLRFTINKRNVSEIPGIFRLLKDLEVPRACFYHLVYSGRGSELIKEDLDHAETRHVLDLIMDETRALFDAGKPKEILTVDNHADGPYVWMRMKREDPKRAEEVFELLQYNEGNSSGRGIGCISWDGKVHADQFWRDHTFGNVLERPFSQIWDDPQIELLHKLKDKKTHVKGRCAKCQFLNICGGNFRARAEAYYGDEWAQDPACYLTDEEIGIK; via the coding sequence ATGATAGGCATTTCCAAGCTGTATTGCGGACAGGTCGAGCCTTCCGACGCCCTGCGTTACGGACGCGAATCTGGCAAGCTGCCCTCGCACCTGTTGCAGTTCTCCAAAGATAAAAAGCCCGTTGTGGTCTGGAACATGACCCAGCGCTGCAACCTCAAATGCGTGCATTGCTACGCCCACGCCATTGAGGTTGACGGCTCGGACGATATCAATACCGAGCAGGCCAAGACCATGATCGATGATCTGGCGGCCTACGGCGCGCCGGTCATGCTGTTCTCTGGCGGCGAACCGCTGGTGCGCAAGGATCTGGTGGAGCTTGCCAGCCACGCCACCTCCAAGGGCATGCGCGCGGTTATTTCCACCAACGGCACGCTTATCACCAAGGAAAAGGCCCGCGAACTCAAGGAAGTGGGGCTTTCCTACGTTGGCATTTCGCTGGACGGCATGGAAGCAGTGCACGACAAGTTTCGCGGCGTGCCCGGTGCTTTCAAGAAAGCGCTCGAAGGCATTGCCAACTGTCAGGCCGAAGGCCTCAAGGTGGGCCTGCGCTTTACCATCAACAAGCGCAACGTGTCTGAAATTCCCGGTATCTTCCGCCTGCTCAAGGATCTGGAAGTACCCCGCGCCTGCTTCTACCATCTGGTGTACTCTGGCCGTGGTTCCGAACTGATCAAGGAAGATCTGGATCATGCCGAAACCCGCCACGTGCTCGATCTTATCATGGACGAAACCCGCGCCCTTTTTGACGCCGGCAAGCCCAAGGAAATCCTCACTGTCGACAACCACGCCGATGGCCCCTACGTGTGGATGCGCATGAAGCGCGAAGATCCCAAGCGTGCCGAAGAAGTGTTTGAACTCTTGCAGTATAACGAGGGCAACAGCTCTGGTCGCGGTATCGGCTGTATTTCGTGGGACGGCAAGGTTCACGCCGACCAGTTCTGGCGCGACCACACCTTTGGCAACGTGCTGGAACGCCCCTTCTCGCAGATTTGGGACGACCCGCAGATCGAACTGCTGCACAAGCTCAAGGACAAAAAGACCCACGTCAAGGGCCGTTGCGCCAAGTGCCAGTTCCTGAACATCTGCGGCGGCAACTTCCGCGCCCGTGCCGAAGCCTACTACGGCGACGAATGGGCTCAGGACCCTGCCTGCTATCTGACTGATGAGGAAATCGGCATTAAGTAG
- the hemB gene encoding porphobilinogen synthase encodes MTTFHRGRRLRATPELRSLVRETPPLLVEDCIMPYFVVETDDKGFRKEIGSMPGQFQLSLAELEKQVEKAVDTGLKSVILFGIPELKDEYAADAYAEDGIVQEAVRLLKHRWPKLYVITDVCLCEYMSHGHCGVLMPSGEVNNDATLPLLAKTAVSHAAAGADMVAPSDMMDGRVAAIREALDEGDLTATPIMSYAVKYASAYYGPFREAAESAPACGDRKSYQMDPANAREALLEAFADLEEGADALIVKPAGPYSDIIRTVRDNTSVPLCAYQVSGEYAMIRAAGLNGWIDERAVMLESLTGLKRAGADMIITYFTETILREGLAR; translated from the coding sequence ATGACCACATTCCATAGAGGCCGCCGCCTTCGCGCCACCCCGGAACTGCGCTCCCTAGTACGCGAAACCCCGCCCCTTCTGGTTGAAGACTGCATCATGCCCTATTTCGTTGTGGAAACTGACGACAAGGGTTTTCGTAAAGAAATAGGCTCCATGCCCGGCCAGTTCCAGCTCAGCCTTGCAGAGCTGGAAAAGCAGGTGGAAAAGGCCGTGGATACGGGCCTGAAATCCGTCATTCTTTTCGGCATTCCCGAACTCAAGGACGAATACGCCGCCGACGCTTACGCCGAAGACGGCATCGTGCAGGAGGCCGTGCGTCTGCTCAAGCACCGCTGGCCCAAGCTTTACGTCATCACTGACGTCTGCCTGTGCGAATACATGAGCCACGGCCATTGCGGCGTGCTCATGCCCTCTGGCGAAGTGAACAACGACGCCACCCTGCCCCTGCTTGCCAAAACAGCGGTGAGCCATGCCGCGGCAGGCGCGGACATGGTTGCCCCTTCCGACATGATGGATGGCCGGGTAGCCGCCATCCGCGAGGCGCTTGACGAAGGCGACCTTACGGCAACGCCCATCATGTCTTATGCCGTCAAATACGCCTCAGCTTACTACGGCCCCTTCCGCGAAGCGGCGGAAAGCGCCCCGGCCTGCGGCGACCGCAAATCCTACCAGATGGACCCGGCCAACGCCCGCGAAGCCCTGCTTGAGGCCTTTGCCGACCTTGAAGAAGGCGCGGACGCCCTGATTGTGAAGCCCGCCGGGCCTTACAGCGACATCATCCGCACCGTGCGCGACAACACCAGCGTGCCCCTGTGCGCCTATCAGGTGAGCGGCGAATACGCCATGATCCGCGCGGCTGGCCTCAACGGCTGGATTGACGAGCGCGCCGTCATGCTGGAATCCCTCACGGGCCTGAAGCGCGCCGGAGCGGACATGATCATCACCTACTTTACAGAAACCATCCTGCGCGAAGGACTGGCACGATAA
- the ahbD gene encoding heme b synthase gives MSNHPHNMGHPGGHPAGHPSGHPGGHPAGAAGNPSSGHPDGISAPLRTLEDGSPACRLIAWEVTRSCNLACKHCRAEAHTEPYPGELSTEEAKALIDTFPQVGKPIIIFTGGDPMMRADVYELVAYAHSKGLPCAFSPNGTLITPENAQKIKDAGVNRCSISIDGPDAASHDSFRGVPGAFEASLRGIEYLKSVGVPFQINTTVTRNNLSSFKKIFELCERIGAAAWHIFLLVPMGRASGLADQVITAQEYEDVLHWLYDFRKSTSMHLKATCAPHYYRIMRQRAKEEGISVTPETFGMDALTRGCLGGTGFCFISHVGQVQPCGYLELNCGNVREMPFPQIWRESKYFLQFRDQSCYTGKCGVCEYHKVCGGCRARAHSMDGDHMGEEPLCTYIPAKLRRKENP, from the coding sequence ATGAGCAATCACCCTCACAATATGGGGCACCCCGGCGGGCATCCCGCTGGTCATCCGAGCGGACACCCGGGCGGGCACCCCGCAGGCGCTGCGGGCAACCCTTCTTCCGGACATCCCGACGGCATATCAGCCCCCCTGCGCACCCTTGAAGACGGCAGCCCCGCCTGTCGCCTCATCGCCTGGGAAGTGACCCGCTCCTGCAACCTGGCCTGCAAGCACTGCCGTGCCGAGGCCCACACGGAGCCATACCCCGGCGAGCTTTCTACGGAAGAAGCCAAGGCGCTCATCGATACCTTCCCGCAGGTGGGCAAGCCTATCATCATCTTTACTGGCGGCGACCCCATGATGCGGGCCGATGTGTACGAGCTGGTGGCCTATGCCCACAGCAAGGGCCTGCCCTGCGCCTTTTCGCCCAACGGCACCCTCATAACCCCCGAAAACGCGCAAAAAATCAAGGATGCCGGGGTCAACCGCTGCTCCATTTCCATTGACGGGCCGGACGCCGCCAGCCACGACAGCTTCCGGGGCGTGCCCGGCGCGTTTGAAGCTTCGCTGCGCGGCATTGAATACCTCAAATCCGTGGGCGTGCCCTTTCAGATCAACACCACGGTCACGCGCAACAATCTGAGCAGCTTCAAAAAAATATTCGAGCTGTGCGAGCGCATCGGCGCAGCCGCATGGCACATCTTTTTGCTGGTGCCCATGGGCCGCGCCTCCGGCCTGGCCGATCAGGTCATCACCGCGCAGGAATACGAAGACGTGCTGCACTGGCTGTATGATTTTCGCAAGAGCACCAGCATGCACCTCAAAGCCACCTGCGCGCCGCACTACTACCGCATCATGCGCCAGCGCGCCAAGGAAGAAGGCATCAGCGTAACACCCGAAACCTTCGGTATGGACGCGCTCACGCGCGGCTGCCTTGGCGGCACGGGTTTTTGCTTTATCAGCCACGTGGGGCAGGTACAGCCCTGCGGCTACCTCGAACTGAACTGCGGCAACGTGCGCGAAATGCCCTTTCCGCAGATATGGCGCGAGAGCAAATACTTTTTGCAGTTCCGCGACCAGTCCTGCTACACGGGCAAGTGCGGCGTGTGCGAATACCACAAGGTCTGCGGCGGCTGCCGCGCCCGCGCCCACAGCATGGACGGCGACCACATGGGTGAGGAACCCCTGTGCACCTATATTCCGGCCAAACTGCGCCGCAAGGAAAACCCCTGA
- the ahbA gene encoding siroheme decarboxylase subunit alpha, translating into MTQPTAHAATSATTETLMDSVDRQLLDIIQTGFPLTPRPYADLGQMLGIGEEEAFERVRGLKARKIIRRLGANFQSAKLGFVSTLCAAKVPTEKMDDFVARVNACPGVTHNYLREHAYNIWFTLISPSREESQATLDALTEATGIAILNLPATKLYKIRVDFRMDADA; encoded by the coding sequence ATGACGCAGCCCACGGCCCACGCGGCCACCTCTGCCACCACTGAAACGCTGATGGACAGCGTTGACCGCCAGCTGCTGGATATCATCCAGACAGGCTTTCCCCTCACCCCGCGCCCCTATGCAGATTTGGGCCAGATGCTTGGCATCGGTGAGGAAGAAGCGTTCGAACGTGTGCGCGGCCTCAAAGCCCGCAAGATCATCCGCCGTCTGGGGGCCAACTTCCAGTCGGCCAAGCTGGGCTTTGTGTCCACCCTGTGCGCCGCCAAGGTACCAACCGAAAAGATGGACGACTTTGTGGCCCGGGTAAACGCCTGCCCCGGCGTGACGCACAACTACCTGCGCGAGCATGCCTACAACATCTGGTTCACGCTTATCAGCCCCTCGCGGGAGGAAAGCCAGGCCACGCTTGATGCCCTCACCGAGGCCACCGGCATTGCCATTCTTAACCTGCCTGCCACCAAACTGTATAAAATCCGTGTGGATTTCCGCATGGATGCAGACGCCTGA
- a CDS encoding SAM-dependent methyltransferase, giving the protein MDIPRIFTITEGEHRIHNPYTSEKLATLGAALRLKPGTRVLDLGSGSGEMLCTWARDYGITGLGIDMSPLFCGQARLRAQELGVAGQVEFVHSDAAGYVAAERVDLAACVGATWIGGGVAGTIELLTQSLCPGGIILMGEPYWRCMPPTEDVARGCGATAIADFLPLPGLIESFGNLGYDVVEMVLANQDGWDRYEAAKWLTMRRWLEANPDDEFAKEIRSQLTSEPKRYAMYTREYLGWGVFALMAR; this is encoded by the coding sequence TTGGACATCCCCCGTATTTTCACCATCACGGAAGGCGAACACCGCATCCATAATCCGTATACTTCAGAAAAGCTTGCTACCCTCGGCGCGGCGTTGCGGCTCAAACCGGGAACCCGTGTGCTCGACCTTGGCAGCGGTTCTGGCGAAATGCTCTGCACATGGGCGCGTGACTACGGCATTACAGGCCTTGGCATAGACATGAGCCCGTTGTTTTGCGGGCAGGCACGGCTCCGCGCGCAAGAGCTGGGCGTTGCCGGTCAGGTGGAGTTTGTCCATTCCGACGCCGCAGGCTACGTTGCGGCTGAAAGGGTTGATCTGGCCGCCTGTGTTGGTGCCACCTGGATAGGCGGCGGCGTTGCGGGCACCATTGAGCTTTTGACGCAAAGCCTTTGCCCCGGCGGGATTATCCTCATGGGCGAGCCGTACTGGCGCTGTATGCCGCCCACGGAAGACGTTGCCAGAGGCTGCGGAGCAACTGCCATTGCCGACTTTCTCCCCCTGCCCGGACTCATCGAATCCTTTGGCAACCTTGGCTATGATGTTGTGGAAATGGTTCTGGCAAATCAGGATGGCTGGGACAGGTACGAAGCTGCCAAGTGGCTGACCATGCGGCGGTGGCTTGAGGCGAACCCGGATGACGAGTTTGCCAAAGAAATTCGCAGCCAGTTGACCAGCGAGCCAAAGCGTTACGCCATGTATACGCGCGAGTACCTTGGCTGGGGCGTGTTTGCGCTCATGGCGCGGTAA